ACGATGCAGGCCCTCGGCGCGCAGGAGCTGACGGCCGTCAGCTCCTGCGTATCAGCCAGAGGCGCTATGAGGTTGAGGAGGATATGCGCGCTGAGTTGCTGGCGCAGGATGACAAAGCGCGCGCTTTTTCATCAATGCTGAGCGGGCTGGCGCCTATCTTTTGACCTTGGAGGCTATTGCGCCCTCCGCCTGCGCCTGCGCCGGATTGCGCCACATTTCACAGATCAGACTGGACACGCTCAGTGATCCACGTCGT
This DNA window, taken from Acetobacteraceae bacterium, encodes the following:
- a CDS encoding laccase domain-containing protein; the encoded protein is MNAERAGAYLLTLEAIAPSACACAGLRHISQIRLDTLSDPRRFFSHRRMTLGGHAHTGCQISAIKAGKRI